From the genome of Oceanococcus atlanticus:
CGCCGCGCGTGATCGACGGCAAGGTGATCATTGGCAACGGCGGTGCCGAGCTGGGCGTGCGTGGTTATGTCAGTGCCTATGACGCCGACAGCGGCGAGCAGCTGTGGCGTTTCTACACCGTACCCGGCAATCCGGCGGATGGCCCCGAGTCCGAAGCCCTGGAGATGGCGCGCAAAACCTGGCATGGCGACACCTATTTCGAGCAGGGCGGCGGTGGCACGGTATGGGATTCCATGGCCTATGACCCCGAACTGGACCTGCTCTACATCGGTGTGGGCAACGGTTCGCCCTGGAACATCAAGTACCGCTCCGAGGGCAAGGGCGACAACCTGTTCCTGTCCTCTATCGTGGCGCTCAGACCCGACACCGGTGAATACGTCTGGCACTTCCAGACCACGCCCGGCGATTCCTGGGACTACACTGCCACCCAGCACATCATCCTGGCTGACCTTGAGATCGAGGGGCAGCCACGCAAAGTGCTGATGCAGGCGCCCAAGAACGGCTTTTTCTTTGTCATCGACCGCGAAACGGGCGAGTTCATCTCCGGCAACAATTATGTTCCGGTCAACTGGGCCTCGGGCCTGGACCCTGAAACCGGCCGTCCGCAGGTCACCGAAACGGCCGATTACAGCACCGAACCCAAGCTGATCACCCCGGGACCGGTGGGCGGGCACAACTGGCATCCGATGTCATTCAATCCGCAGACCGGGCTGGTCTACATACCCGCGCTAGTGACGGCCAATCTGTATGCTGACGGCCCCACCCCGCAGGTGGCGCTGAACCTGTGGAACGTGGGCACCGCGCCGATTGACCTTCCGGATGATCCCGATGCTCTGGGTGCCATCGGCCAGACCACCAAAGGCATGCTGCTGGCCTGGGACCCGGTCAAGCAGGAAGCGGCCTGGTCGCAGGATCTGGTTTCGCCGTGGAACGGCGGCACTCTGAGCACCGCCGGCAACCTGGTGTTCCAGGGCGCAGCAGATGGCCGTTTTGCAGCCTATGCGGCCGACACCGGCGAACTGCTGTGGCAGAGCCCGACCAACTCCGGCGTGGTCGCTGCCCCAATCAGCTATGAGCTGGATGGCGAGCAGTATGTGACCGTGCTGTCCGGCTGGGGCGGCGTCTATGCCCTCGCCTTCTCGGCCCTGCAACCGCAGGTGCGGGTGCCGGCCGAGGCCCGCGTGCTGACCTACAAGCTCGGTGGCAAGGCCAAGCTGCCCGAAGCCAAGCTCGAGCCACTGCCCCTACCACAACCTCCAAAGGTAACTGCCACGACTGAGCAGCTGGCCATGGGACGCGAGCTGTATCACGGCGTGTGCGCGGTGTGTCATGGGGTCGCGGCCATTTCCAGCCCGCTGGTGCCGGACCTGCGTTACATGTCGGCGCAAACCCATGAAGACTTCCACAACATCGTGTCTGGCGCACGTGCGGTGCAAGGCATGCCGCCATTCGGTCATTTGCTGCCGCCAGAACAGATTGAGCTGATCCGTCAGTATCTGGCCAAGCTGAGCCACGATCTGGTTGCTCGTGACGCGGCGCAGTAAGCGCGTCGCGGCAGGACCGGCATGGCTGTGCGCCATGCTGGTCGGCCCGGCGCTGGCGCAACCGGCGCGCCTGGATACCCTGACCGTCAACGCCCCGGAGGCGCCGCCGTTGGCTATCAGCCATATCGCCGCGGACGATCTCATCGCACCCGACCACCGCAGTCTGGCGCAATGGCTGAACCTCAGCCCCGGCGTCTTCGCCCTGAACAATGACAACGCCGCCCAGGGCGTGCGGGTGTCGATTCGCGGTTTCGGTGCACAGGCCGCATTCGGCGTACGCGGCATCCGTGTGAGTCTTGATGGCGTGCCGCTGACTCTGCCTGACGGGCAAAGTGATTTGGATTTGCTGGATCTCAAGCTGATTGACCGCATGAGCGTGGTCCGCGGGCCCAGCTCCAGCTTGTTTGGCAACGCCAGTGGCGGTGTCGTGGCATTGAACAGCCGCCCGATCGTAGCCGGTGAGGCACGCTTGCAAGCGGAAAGTCGCGGGGACGGCGGGCGCAGCGCGCGCGCTGAATACAGTACCGCCATCGGAAGCACGGCACTCAGGGCGTCACTGGCGCAGTCCCACTTTGACGGCCCGCGCGACCACAGTCATGTCGATGCCCGTTGGTCGCACCTCAATGGGCACTACGCTGGCGCGGACTCACAGTTCAGCTTTGGCGTCAGTGATCTGCAGGTCGATGCGCTGGATCCGGGTGCGCTTAATGCCAGCGACATGCGAAGTGATCGTGAGGCCGCCCGCGCCGCCAATGTCGAATTCAATGCCGGCGAAACGATCCGGCAACAACGCCTGCATGCACGCTGGGACAAAACGCTGGACAACAGGTGGCATATCGACAGCGTGGCCTATCTGGGCCAGCGCGACTTCGCCAACCGGCTGCCGTTCAGCAATGGTGGACAAAGCACCTTTGAGCGTAGCTTTGCAGGTCTCGGCCTGACACTGTCAGCGCCGCACCAGGCTGTGTTTGATCGGCCACAACGTTTCAGCGTCGGCATCGATAGCCAATGGCAAGCCGACGACCGTCAGCGCTACGACAACAATCCCGGCGGTCAACGCGGCGATTTGACCCTGGAGCAACGTGAGCGGGCCCAGGTTCTCGGCCTGTTCCTGCGCAACAGCCTGGCCATCAGCCAGCGCTGGGAAATCAGCACCGGGGTCCGTCAGGACTGGCTCACACTCAGGACCAGCGACCGCTTCCTGAGCGACGGCAATGACAGCGGCGAACGCCAGCTCAACGACCTCAGTGGCGATCTTAATTTGCGCCACAAAAACGCCGCACATACGACCTACCTACGCCTGTCAACGGCCTACCAGACACCAACCATCAGTGAGCTGGCCAACCCTGCTGGGGGCGGCTTCAATCCCGACCTGAATTCCAGTCGCTCACACGGGCTCGAGCTTGGCTGGCTCGGCCAGACAGCATCACTGAGTTATGAACTCGTGACCTTCCTGATCGGCAGCGATGACGAGTTGCAATCCTTCGAGCTCGAAGACCAGCCTGGGCGCAGCTTTTACCGCAACGGCGGACGCAGCCAGCGCTACGGTGCTGACCTTGCACTGCAATGGTCCGTCAATGATTGGCAAGCCAATCTGGCCTACAGTCTACTGATCGCCGAATATGCTGACGGCGAGCTGGATGGCAAACGCCTGCCCGGATTGCCGCGGCAAACCCTCAACCTCAGCGGTGCATACCACTGGACGCAACAGCTGACCCTTGCGTTGCATCTCATCGCGCGGGATGCGCTTTACGCCGACGATCTCAATACAGTGAACGTTGCAGGCCATCTGCGCGCCAATCTGACCGCTGCCTGGACGCTGTTACGCAGCGCCCGGCAACAGCTCAGGCTGGAGATGGCAATCGACAATGTGCTGGACACCGAATACGCCGACAACATTCGCATCAACGCATTCGGCGGCCGCGCCTTTGAGCCGGCCTCAGGCCGGCTCGCCAGAGCCAGCCTTAGCTGGCACTTTTAATAGTGGCGCTATGACGGCCTACTGCTGCCGCTCCTGCCATTTCTGGCGCGCTTCATCGCATTGCTCGGGGTTTTCCTGACACCAGGCTTTGCGCTGAGCGCGCTTGTCTTTGAAGCGCTGCTTGGCGTCTTCGCATTCGGCCGGGTTGTCCTGACACCATTGCTTACGCTCAGCCGCCTTGTCTTTGAAACGCTGTTTGGCCTCGCTGCAATCCTCAGGATTGTCCTGACACCAGGCTTTGGCCTGCTTGGCCTTTTCCCGGAAATTGCTCTTGGCCGCTTCGCAGTCCTGCGGATGAGCCTGACACCACGCTTTGAACTCTTCGCCTTTTGGTGCGGCATTGGCCACACCACCCAATACGCCTGCGGCCAGGGCCACATAGATCAGATACTTCATATTAAAACCTCCGGTTAATTGCGCCTGTACAACGCCGTAAACGCACACAGGTTGACCTGACCCTTCCTCACCCCGGCTCTCAGCCTACGCCACAAGCCATGCCAAGAAAATGACAGGCACGGCCAGGGCACGCCAATTGCATGGCTGCGAGCATGACAATGCGAGAAATCTCCATACGCTGCCTCCACTGGATATCCCTGCTGTGCTGGATTGTCTTTGTGTGGC
Proteins encoded in this window:
- a CDS encoding PQQ-dependent dehydrogenase, methanol/ethanol family — encoded protein: MHRALVASVVTVAGLMAACGQSTDSTTPSSPSSSKPAAAVDGKRLVNADARTDQWVSHGRTYAEERFVPLDQINAENVDQLGLAWSFELDIPRGTEATPLLIDGVMYATGAFSIVYALDARSGKLLWSYDPKVPKAAAGRGCCGPVNRGVAAWQGKLFVGAYDGRLIALDAKDGKELWSVMTVDPDRNYTVTGAPRVIDGKVIIGNGGAELGVRGYVSAYDADSGEQLWRFYTVPGNPADGPESEALEMARKTWHGDTYFEQGGGGTVWDSMAYDPELDLLYIGVGNGSPWNIKYRSEGKGDNLFLSSIVALRPDTGEYVWHFQTTPGDSWDYTATQHIILADLEIEGQPRKVLMQAPKNGFFFVIDRETGEFISGNNYVPVNWASGLDPETGRPQVTETADYSTEPKLITPGPVGGHNWHPMSFNPQTGLVYIPALVTANLYADGPTPQVALNLWNVGTAPIDLPDDPDALGAIGQTTKGMLLAWDPVKQEAAWSQDLVSPWNGGTLSTAGNLVFQGAADGRFAAYAADTGELLWQSPTNSGVVAAPISYELDGEQYVTVLSGWGGVYALAFSALQPQVRVPAEARVLTYKLGGKAKLPEAKLEPLPLPQPPKVTATTEQLAMGRELYHGVCAVCHGVAAISSPLVPDLRYMSAQTHEDFHNIVSGARAVQGMPPFGHLLPPEQIELIRQYLAKLSHDLVARDAAQ
- a CDS encoding TonB-dependent receptor family protein — encoded protein: MTRRSKRVAAGPAWLCAMLVGPALAQPARLDTLTVNAPEAPPLAISHIAADDLIAPDHRSLAQWLNLSPGVFALNNDNAAQGVRVSIRGFGAQAAFGVRGIRVSLDGVPLTLPDGQSDLDLLDLKLIDRMSVVRGPSSSLFGNASGGVVALNSRPIVAGEARLQAESRGDGGRSARAEYSTAIGSTALRASLAQSHFDGPRDHSHVDARWSHLNGHYAGADSQFSFGVSDLQVDALDPGALNASDMRSDREAARAANVEFNAGETIRQQRLHARWDKTLDNRWHIDSVAYLGQRDFANRLPFSNGGQSTFERSFAGLGLTLSAPHQAVFDRPQRFSVGIDSQWQADDRQRYDNNPGGQRGDLTLEQRERAQVLGLFLRNSLAISQRWEISTGVRQDWLTLRTSDRFLSDGNDSGERQLNDLSGDLNLRHKNAAHTTYLRLSTAYQTPTISELANPAGGGFNPDLNSSRSHGLELGWLGQTASLSYELVTFLIGSDDELQSFELEDQPGRSFYRNGGRSQRYGADLALQWSVNDWQANLAYSLLIAEYADGELDGKRLPGLPRQTLNLSGAYHWTQQLTLALHLIARDALYADDLNTVNVAGHLRANLTAAWTLLRSARQQLRLEMAIDNVLDTEYADNIRINAFGGRAFEPASGRLARASLSWHF